A single region of the Thermoanaerobacterium aotearoense genome encodes:
- a CDS encoding M23 family metallopeptidase, whose product MKINRDDLARFFDRKGFYLILFLCIVVVAVTAVYVTDNNLKKMAELSTTQNAVKTDLGTKNTVSEQPTTKNNSTAKEENKVKVESTNSTSASSPVKTNVSSTAQKAVEEKVQPNNAVNTMSSINTASNNSKSESSTIFSLIKPVNGDVIMEFAVTKLTYSKTLDEWTTHKGVDLKADLGTDVVAAMSGVVTKVYNDSRLGNTVEIKNGSYITRYSNLEDNVSVKVGQAVQQGSVIGKVGNTAKFEIAEDPHVHFELLKDGNYIDPMQYFSK is encoded by the coding sequence ATGAAGATAAATAGAGATGATTTGGCAAGGTTCTTTGACAGAAAAGGATTTTACTTGATTTTGTTTTTGTGCATAGTTGTCGTAGCAGTTACTGCTGTCTACGTTACAGACAATAACTTAAAGAAGATGGCAGAGCTTAGTACAACGCAAAATGCTGTGAAGACAGATTTGGGCACAAAGAATACTGTTTCAGAGCAACCTACTACCAAGAATAATAGCACGGCAAAAGAAGAAAATAAAGTGAAAGTTGAAAGCACAAATTCCACCAGTGCATCATCGCCTGTGAAAACTAATGTATCAAGTACAGCACAGAAGGCAGTGGAAGAAAAAGTTCAACCAAATAATGCTGTAAATACCATGTCAAGTATCAATACAGCAAGTAATAATTCAAAGAGTGAAAGCAGCACTATCTTCTCGCTGATAAAACCGGTAAATGGCGATGTGATTATGGAATTTGCTGTGACAAAGCTTACATATTCAAAAACCCTCGATGAATGGACTACACACAAAGGGGTAGATTTAAAAGCTGATTTAGGCACTGATGTCGTAGCAGCAATGAGCGGTGTTGTGACAAAGGTGTACAACGATAGTAGGCTTGGAAATACTGTAGAGATAAAAAATGGTTCGTATATAACTCGCTACAGCAATCTTGAGGATAACGTCAGTGTAAAAGTGGGACAGGCAGTACAACAAGGAAGCGTCATAGGTAAAGTTGGAAATACGGCTAAGTTTGAAATTGCAGAAGATCCGCATGTCCACTTTGAGCTACTGAAAGATGGAAATTATATAGACCCTATGCAATACTTCAGCAAATAA
- the spoIIID gene encoding sporulation transcriptional regulator SpoIIID yields the protein MKDYIEERTLEIGKYIIKNKSTVREAAKVFGVSKSTVHKDVTERLENINPKLYKEVKEVLEKNKAERHIRGGNATKIKYKSAK from the coding sequence TTGAAGGATTATATCGAAGAGAGGACATTGGAGATAGGAAAATATATAATAAAGAACAAATCGACTGTAAGAGAAGCTGCAAAAGTTTTTGGTGTCAGCAAAAGCACAGTCCATAAAGATGTAACGGAAAGACTTGAGAATATAAATCCTAAGCTCTACAAAGAAGTTAAAGAAGTATTGGAGAAAAATAAGGCTGAAAGACATATAAGAGGCGGTAATGCCACTAAAATAAAGTACAAATCCGCTAAATAA
- a CDS encoding rod shape-determining protein — MFALSKDIGIDLGTASVLVYMKDEGIVLNEPSVVAIDRNTGKVLAIGDEAKRMVGRTPGDIIAVRPMSAGVISDYDITEKMLRYFIQKACGGGIIMRPRIMICIPSEVTQVQKRAVIDAAVHAGARRAFLIEEPIAAAIGAGLDIEKPCGNMVVDIGGGTTDVAVISLGNAVVSKSIKVAGNNFDSAIIKYIRKKYNIIIGDRTAEEIKINIGSAIKKDKEEYMTVKGRSLISGLPKSFDVSSDEVAEALEEPLADIVDLVHSVLEKTPPELAADICDRGIVLTGGGSLLHGLDKLLEEKMDVPVILANDPISCVALGTGKALESLPFMEDHETVIDAFKIK; from the coding sequence ATGTTTGCTTTATCAAAAGATATTGGAATTGACCTCGGCACGGCATCTGTACTTGTCTATATGAAGGATGAGGGGATCGTTTTAAACGAGCCATCTGTTGTAGCCATTGACAGAAATACAGGCAAAGTACTTGCAATAGGCGATGAGGCAAAAAGAATGGTAGGCAGGACGCCGGGGGATATAATAGCTGTCAGGCCAATGAGTGCTGGAGTGATTTCAGATTATGACATAACCGAAAAAATGCTAAGATACTTCATTCAAAAGGCTTGCGGCGGGGGAATTATAATGAGGCCCAGAATAATGATCTGCATACCCAGCGAGGTGACACAGGTTCAAAAAAGGGCTGTCATAGATGCTGCAGTACATGCAGGTGCCAGGAGAGCTTTTTTGATTGAAGAACCTATAGCTGCAGCTATAGGGGCAGGTCTTGACATAGAAAAGCCGTGTGGCAATATGGTAGTAGATATTGGGGGAGGCACCACTGATGTTGCCGTCATTTCTTTAGGTAACGCAGTGGTGTCTAAAAGCATCAAAGTTGCAGGAAATAACTTTGACAGCGCTATAATAAAGTACATAAGGAAAAAGTACAACATCATCATAGGAGATAGGACTGCTGAGGAAATAAAGATAAACATAGGTTCTGCCATTAAAAAAGACAAGGAAGAATACATGACTGTGAAGGGAAGGAGCCTTATATCGGGATTGCCGAAAAGCTTCGACGTAAGCTCAGATGAGGTTGCGGAAGCACTGGAAGAGCCATTGGCTGATATTGTTGACTTGGTTCACAGCGTATTGGAAAAAACTCCGCCAGAATTAGCAGCAGACATATGCGATAGAGGCATAGTGCTTACTGGTGGGGGTTCGCTGTTGCATGGGCTTGACAAATTGCTGGAGGAAAAGATGGACGTGCCAGTTATACTGGCAAATGATCCAATATCATGTGTGGCTTTAGGGACGGGAAAGGCATTGGAGTCTTTGCCATTTATGGAAGACCACGAAACCGTCATTGATGCTTTTAAAATCAAGTAA
- the flgF gene encoding flagellar basal-body rod protein FlgF, with protein sequence MLRGLYTASSGMIAQQKIVDVLSNNIANVNTTGYKKDTVTTMAFPDYMVTRNGGDNVPYNGNIGTMDYGVLVETFNTNFSEGDIEKTDGKLDFALDGSGFFTVSTPNGVRYTRDGSFTLNSNGYLVTKDGYYVLGQNGPIQLSNGDISVDESGNISVNGQTVDKLNIVDFANYNTLRKEGNNLFFTTGGQAVPATSKVKQGYLEGSNVNPVDEMVTMISAMRTYEANQKSVSAFDETLDKSVNEVGKV encoded by the coding sequence ATGTTAAGAGGTTTATACACAGCATCATCTGGAATGATAGCACAGCAGAAGATAGTAGATGTGCTTTCAAATAACATAGCAAATGTAAATACCACAGGCTACAAAAAGGACACTGTGACGACGATGGCTTTTCCTGATTATATGGTTACAAGAAATGGCGGCGACAATGTACCTTACAATGGCAACATTGGCACGATGGATTACGGTGTTTTAGTTGAAACATTTAACACCAATTTCTCTGAAGGGGATATTGAAAAGACCGATGGAAAGCTGGATTTTGCATTAGATGGTTCTGGATTTTTTACTGTAAGCACGCCAAATGGCGTAAGGTACACGAGAGATGGCTCGTTTACTTTAAATAGTAATGGATATCTTGTGACGAAAGATGGTTATTACGTTTTAGGCCAAAATGGCCCTATACAGCTTAGCAACGGAGATATATCTGTCGATGAATCTGGAAACATAAGCGTAAATGGTCAAACTGTCGATAAGTTGAACATAGTGGATTTTGCAAATTACAATACACTGAGGAAAGAAGGCAACAATCTGTTTTTCACAACTGGTGGACAAGCTGTACCGGCGACTTCAAAGGTAAAACAGGGTTACTTAGAGGGATCAAATGTAAATCCAGTAGATGAGATGGTGACCATGATAAGCGCAATGAGGACTTATGAGGCAAACCAAAAGTCAGTGTCTGCATTTGATGAAACTCTCGATAAAAGCGTAAACGAAGTTGGAAAAGTATAA
- the flgG gene encoding flagellar basal-body rod protein FlgG, whose protein sequence is MIRALWSAASGMNAQQLNVDVISNNLANVNTTAFKRDRAEFQDLIYQTLQTEDVNGGQGKPVNMQVGVGVRPSAIVKDFSEGSLQETDNPLDVALDGEGFFAVLGPDGNTYYTRDGSFKLSVDQNTATLTTADGYPVLDDGGNPITFDSTQKDISISPLGVISVKNPDGTQQDVATLGIYNFQNPDGLLDKGDNLYEATAASGSPGTRDDFQGRMGNVRQGFLETSNVQVVNEMVNMIAAQRAYELNSKAIQAADDMLSIANNLRR, encoded by the coding sequence GTGATAAGAGCATTGTGGTCTGCTGCATCAGGCATGAATGCGCAGCAGCTTAATGTTGATGTGATTTCAAACAATCTTGCAAATGTAAATACGACTGCATTTAAGAGGGATAGGGCAGAATTTCAGGACCTCATATACCAGACGCTTCAGACGGAAGACGTAAACGGCGGGCAGGGAAAGCCTGTAAACATGCAGGTGGGTGTTGGCGTAAGGCCGTCTGCCATTGTCAAAGACTTTAGCGAAGGAAGTCTGCAGGAAACTGACAATCCTTTAGATGTGGCGTTGGACGGAGAGGGATTTTTCGCGGTATTAGGCCCTGATGGGAATACATATTACACGAGAGATGGAAGCTTTAAGCTAAGCGTAGATCAAAATACAGCGACTTTAACTACTGCTGATGGCTATCCTGTTTTAGACGATGGAGGAAATCCAATAACGTTTGATAGCACCCAAAAGGATATATCTATATCTCCTTTAGGAGTAATATCTGTGAAAAATCCTGATGGAACTCAGCAGGATGTAGCGACTTTGGGAATCTACAATTTCCAAAATCCAGATGGACTGTTGGACAAAGGCGACAACCTTTATGAGGCTACAGCCGCATCAGGAAGTCCTGGCACAAGAGACGATTTTCAGGGCAGAATGGGAAATGTCCGCCAAGGTTTTTTGGAGACTTCAAACGTGCAAGTGGTAAATGAGATGGTAAACATGATAGCGGCTCAAAGGGCTTACGAATTGAATTCAAAGGCCATTCAGGCGGCAGACGATATGCTTAGCATTGCCAACAATCTAAGGAGATAA
- a CDS encoding rod-binding protein, translating to MNIDPVSSINEVNQVNQLNVNNNTGDFQKAIQDALNNKDKQKLKEACIDLEAVFVNQMLTEMRNTIPKDPLTGDDFATDVFTTMMYDNYAQSIAQNSGIGLADEMYNQLSKKI from the coding sequence ATGAACATAGATCCTGTAAGCAGCATAAATGAAGTAAATCAGGTGAACCAGCTTAATGTCAACAATAATACTGGTGATTTTCAAAAGGCGATACAAGATGCCTTAAACAATAAAGACAAGCAAAAATTAAAAGAAGCGTGCATCGACTTGGAAGCTGTATTTGTAAACCAAATGCTTACTGAGATGAGAAATACTATACCAAAGGACCCGCTAACTGGCGATGACTTTGCTACGGACGTATTTACTACAATGATGTACGACAATTATGCACAGTCAATAGCGCAAAACTCAGGAATTGGATTGGCAGATGAAATGTACAATCAACTGTCAAAGAAGATATGA
- the fabZ gene encoding 3-hydroxyacyl-ACP dehydratase FabZ, with protein sequence MLDNKEIREVIPHRYPFLMIDKVLEIEDGKKAVGIKNVSANEPFFQGHFPGNPIMPGVLIVEAMAQLGGITVMHGKVNNNMIGLFTGINRCKFKRVVEPGDQLKIEVEITSSKLNLVKAKGIATVDGDLAAEAEISFMLVEKN encoded by the coding sequence ATGTTAGATAATAAAGAGATTAGGGAGGTCATACCCCATAGATATCCGTTTTTGATGATTGACAAAGTGCTGGAGATTGAAGATGGTAAGAAAGCCGTAGGCATAAAAAACGTCTCTGCAAATGAACCTTTTTTTCAAGGACATTTTCCAGGAAATCCTATTATGCCGGGGGTACTTATTGTAGAGGCTATGGCGCAGCTTGGTGGAATAACCGTGATGCACGGGAAAGTCAACAATAACATGATAGGGCTTTTTACAGGCATAAATAGGTGCAAATTCAAAAGAGTAGTGGAGCCTGGAGATCAGTTAAAGATAGAAGTTGAGATAACCTCGTCAAAATTAAATCTCGTAAAGGCGAAAGGCATTGCAACAGTGGATGGTGACTTGGCAGCCGAAGCTGAGATATCGTTTATGCTGGTGGAGAAAAATTAA
- the murJ gene encoding murein biosynthesis integral membrane protein MurJ, whose protein sequence is MSTVKKTAKAAGLVMIITLISKITGFLREVVIGSKFGTTKYVDAYNMAQNIPMVLFAAIAASIGTTVIPLFSEYLAKRGKDKAFDFINNLLNALILLTVIFASVGIVMAPILVKIMAPGFKGDVYYATLKLTMILMPVMVFVLVSNIITGVLQSLDHFSVPAMIGIPYNIIIIGVAILYGAKYGIYGVALATVAGSVIQVIMQLPVLYKFGFRYRFVLDLKDEGVKRVIILAMPVLIGTSIQVINTYVDRMIASYLPSGSIAALNYANRLIGFDIFSMAIAIVIYPMLSKHFAANNVDEFKNGIKTAVKAILYIMIPVTVGAIIFRYPIIRILFERGAFNERSTYLTSIAFMFLSLGMTANGLRNVLSRGFYSLKDTKTPMVNGGIAVLVNIGLNLIIVRYLALGGLALSTSVAATVTSLMLMYSLKKKIGTIGGREILASFLKSIIGSAIMGGFAYLTFNFVMSHFPETKIYEAVSLGTAIFAGSAVYLAIIMILDNSMLGYVRKGAKMIRGKLAGD, encoded by the coding sequence ATGTCAACAGTAAAGAAAACTGCTAAAGCTGCAGGGCTTGTGATGATTATAACATTGATAAGCAAGATAACTGGTTTTTTGAGAGAGGTAGTCATAGGGTCAAAGTTTGGCACCACAAAATACGTTGATGCTTACAACATGGCTCAGAACATACCGATGGTTTTGTTTGCTGCAATTGCGGCGTCTATCGGCACTACAGTCATACCACTTTTTTCTGAATACCTTGCAAAAAGAGGAAAAGACAAGGCTTTTGACTTTATAAACAACCTTTTAAATGCTTTGATTTTATTGACAGTTATTTTTGCGTCAGTAGGCATAGTGATGGCGCCGATTTTAGTCAAAATAATGGCACCGGGATTTAAAGGAGATGTCTATTACGCTACACTAAAGCTTACGATGATTTTGATGCCTGTGATGGTATTTGTGTTGGTGTCAAATATCATAACAGGTGTTTTGCAATCCCTTGACCATTTTTCTGTGCCTGCCATGATAGGCATACCGTACAATATCATCATAATAGGTGTAGCAATTTTATATGGAGCTAAGTACGGCATATATGGTGTAGCTTTGGCAACTGTGGCAGGTTCTGTCATTCAAGTCATAATGCAACTTCCGGTCCTTTACAAGTTTGGCTTTAGGTACAGATTTGTGCTGGATTTGAAAGATGAAGGAGTAAAAAGAGTAATCATATTGGCAATGCCTGTTCTCATTGGAACATCAATACAGGTGATAAATACCTATGTTGACAGAATGATAGCGTCATACTTGCCTTCAGGCAGCATTGCAGCTTTAAACTATGCAAATAGGCTTATAGGCTTTGATATATTTTCGATGGCAATAGCAATTGTAATATATCCTATGCTTTCAAAGCACTTTGCAGCAAACAACGTAGATGAGTTTAAAAATGGCATAAAAACAGCAGTTAAAGCGATACTCTACATCATGATTCCAGTTACAGTAGGTGCCATAATATTTAGATATCCGATTATAAGGATCTTGTTTGAGAGAGGAGCCTTTAACGAAAGATCAACTTATCTTACATCCATCGCATTCATGTTTTTAAGTTTAGGCATGACAGCCAATGGGCTTAGAAATGTCTTAAGCAGAGGATTTTACTCTTTGAAAGATACAAAAACTCCGATGGTAAATGGTGGGATTGCCGTATTAGTGAATATAGGACTTAATCTCATCATCGTAAGGTACCTTGCATTAGGAGGTTTGGCATTGTCTACTTCAGTTGCGGCAACTGTTACATCATTGATGCTTATGTATTCTTTAAAGAAGAAAATAGGCACTATTGGTGGGCGCGAAATTTTAGCTTCGTTTTTAAAGTCCATTATCGGCTCTGCTATAATGGGGGGATTTGCATATTTGACATTCAATTTTGTCATGAGCCATTTTCCAGAAACAAAGATTTATGAAGCTGTATCATTAGGAACCGCCATTTTTGCAGGCTCTGCCGTTTACCTTGCAATTATAATGATATTGGACAACTCTATGTTAGGTTATGTGAGAAAAGGAGCAAAAATGATAAGAGGCAAATTAGCTGGTGATTAA
- a CDS encoding DUF362 domain-containing protein — MKSKVYYYNMRSLKPSGSITSKVSRLFDVAGFKSIFKKDDLVAIKLHFGERGNNAYINPIFVRQVVDKVKANGGKPFLTDSNTLYKGSRSNAVDHLITAIENGFAYAVVNAPLIIADGLLSKDEDEVEINKKHFKTVKISSNIVNANSMIVLSHFKAHEMAGFGGAIKNLAMGCAPRAGKQQQHSTVSPKVGKKCTACQTCIKNCPEDAISLVDGKAYIDPEKCIGCGECITMCQYDAINPQWGTDMDEFVERMTEYAYGAYMNKKGKIAFINFVMNVTPLCDCAPWSDAPIVQDIGILASFDPVAIDKASFDLVNRQAGNPHSALGDVGRGLNEGDDKFAAVHPETRGDIQFKYGEELGMGTTDYELVELK, encoded by the coding sequence ATGAAATCAAAGGTATACTATTACAACATGAGATCTTTAAAGCCGTCAGGAAGTATCACATCAAAAGTATCAAGGCTTTTCGATGTAGCAGGATTTAAAAGCATTTTTAAAAAAGATGACTTAGTGGCTATAAAACTCCATTTTGGAGAAAGAGGAAATAATGCATACATAAATCCCATATTTGTAAGGCAAGTGGTAGACAAGGTTAAGGCCAACGGCGGCAAACCGTTTTTGACTGATTCTAATACACTTTACAAAGGGAGCCGTTCAAATGCAGTAGACCATTTGATTACAGCAATAGAAAATGGCTTCGCTTATGCTGTCGTCAATGCACCACTTATAATTGCCGATGGCTTATTAAGCAAAGATGAAGATGAAGTAGAGATAAACAAGAAGCACTTTAAGACAGTGAAAATATCGTCTAACATAGTCAATGCCAATTCCATGATCGTGCTTTCACATTTTAAAGCACATGAAATGGCTGGATTTGGAGGTGCTATAAAAAACCTTGCGATGGGATGTGCTCCGAGGGCGGGTAAGCAACAGCAGCACTCTACCGTAAGCCCGAAAGTAGGCAAAAAATGCACCGCTTGTCAGACATGCATCAAGAATTGTCCAGAAGATGCCATATCACTGGTAGATGGCAAGGCTTACATAGATCCTGAGAAATGCATTGGCTGTGGCGAGTGCATCACAATGTGCCAGTACGATGCCATAAATCCACAGTGGGGAACAGACATGGACGAGTTTGTGGAGAGAATGACTGAGTACGCCTATGGAGCATATATGAATAAAAAAGGCAAAATAGCTTTTATAAACTTTGTGATGAATGTGACGCCACTATGTGACTGTGCGCCATGGAGCGATGCACCGATTGTACAGGATATAGGAATATTGGCATCATTTGACCCTGTTGCAATAGATAAAGCCAGCTTTGACCTTGTAAATAGGCAAGCAGGAAATCCTCATTCTGCATTAGGTGATGTAGGCAGAGGTCTTAATGAAGGGGATGACAAATTTGCCGCTGTCCATCCTGAGACGAGAGGAGACATACAATTTAAGTACGGCGAAGAGCTTGGCATGGGCACTACAGATTATGAACTTGTAGAACTCAAATAA
- the pgeF gene encoding peptidoglycan editing factor PgeF — MIKVNKGFKRNEVDGIVFYTIPAFEETGKAKHLFSTRIGGVSSGSYSSLNLSLTRYDDKESVYENFNRICGVANINYNDMVFSNQVHSDGIKIVNESDKGKNFGKSDIKNADALMTNERGIPIVTFYADCTPLYFLDPVKNVIALAHAGWRGTVKEIGPKTVEKMVSAFGSDKKDILAAVGPAIGVCCYEVGKDVVDEISKLNINVADVLIDKGDGKWMLNLEMTNYYELINCGIKDENITISGLCTSCNIDEFYSYRRDKGVTGSMAAFMELI, encoded by the coding sequence ATGATTAAGGTGAATAAAGGATTTAAAAGAAATGAAGTGGATGGCATCGTCTTTTACACGATACCTGCATTTGAAGAAACTGGTAAAGCAAAACATCTTTTTTCTACAAGAATTGGCGGTGTAAGTAGTGGGTCTTACAGCTCACTCAATTTAAGCCTTACAAGGTATGATGATAAAGAAAGCGTGTACGAAAATTTTAATCGTATATGTGGTGTTGCAAATATCAATTACAATGACATGGTGTTTTCAAATCAAGTCCATTCAGATGGCATTAAAATTGTTAATGAATCTGATAAAGGTAAAAACTTTGGGAAAAGCGATATAAAAAATGCCGATGCTTTGATGACAAATGAAAGGGGCATACCCATTGTGACATTTTACGCTGACTGCACACCCCTTTATTTCTTAGATCCTGTAAAAAATGTCATAGCATTAGCACACGCTGGCTGGAGAGGCACAGTGAAAGAGATTGGCCCTAAGACGGTTGAGAAAATGGTAAGTGCTTTTGGATCTGATAAAAAAGACATACTTGCTGCTGTAGGTCCAGCCATAGGAGTTTGCTGTTATGAAGTAGGGAAAGATGTGGTAGATGAAATATCAAAATTAAATATAAATGTAGCTGACGTATTGATAGATAAAGGCGATGGAAAGTGGATGCTAAACCTTGAGATGACAAACTATTATGAGCTTATAAATTGTGGGATAAAAGATGAAAACATAACAATATCAGGTCTTTGCACATCCTGCAATATTGACGAGTTTTACTCCTACAGGAGAGATAAAGGCGTAACCGGCAGCATGGCAGCGTTTATGGAATTAATATGA
- a CDS encoding methyl-accepting chemotaxis protein encodes MKSIRIKIFSLVTLFIVVPLLITGYFSVNEAQTILKSRIDKSNQAALSVLDNYIGMVKQNAEISLNDIANSSDLKNYIKTGDSSSLLDKLKGVEDNNSIILNAYFTAKDGKTIIYPVQDVSGVDLTKRPWYQAALDAGGAIASTEPYKDILSGKPEITMSKAIFDENQNLAGVVGIDIDLSKLSDAISSIKIGNSGYFYLMTSDGTVISHPDKTMMFTKMTKYSFGKQLLSLNNKTMEYTFNNQLKFASVKKLSEFGWIGVVSTTIQELSVDTSSIRNTMITVMIICLIFGLLLAFVFISTLTGGIRKISKTMEKASKGELVLSTDIKSRDEVGLLSKSYNDMIEGIRSLVIKIKNVAESVNNISNNIASSSEQVSSTMQDVARAIEQIAEGSSNQAESAQSSAKATLELGKLIDTAMNDSNNILDEVTNINMISESSNEIIESLLAKTQQSIESNNKVRESTLFLRDKSNQIGKIVDTIRQIADQTNLLSLNAAIEAARAGEAGKGFAVVADEVRKLADESSIAAKSISELISEIQNDVNETVATVENANNIVMEQSNSVNNTKEIFEGIIQALKFVTDMINNLNDSLKEIEANKNKIVDAVQDIAAVSEETAASTEEISASSQEQTAIIEELSSTANELKMYAQELMESLKMFKIE; translated from the coding sequence GTGAAAAGCATAAGGATCAAGATTTTCTCATTGGTTACCCTGTTTATCGTCGTACCGCTTCTTATTACAGGCTATTTTTCTGTAAATGAAGCGCAGACAATTTTAAAAAGCAGAATAGACAAATCAAATCAAGCAGCACTTTCAGTGCTTGACAATTACATTGGAATGGTGAAGCAAAACGCAGAGATTTCACTTAACGATATTGCCAATTCCAGCGACCTTAAAAACTACATAAAAACCGGCGATTCAAGCAGTTTGTTGGATAAATTAAAAGGTGTAGAAGACAACAATTCGATCATATTGAACGCTTATTTTACAGCTAAAGACGGCAAGACCATCATCTATCCTGTTCAAGATGTTAGCGGTGTAGATCTCACTAAAAGGCCTTGGTATCAAGCTGCTTTAGATGCAGGAGGTGCTATCGCTTCAACTGAACCTTACAAGGATATCCTGTCTGGCAAACCTGAGATAACCATGTCAAAAGCCATATTTGATGAAAACCAAAACTTAGCAGGCGTTGTAGGAATAGACATAGACCTATCGAAGCTTTCGGATGCCATAAGCAGTATAAAGATAGGAAATTCAGGATACTTTTATCTTATGACAAGTGATGGCACTGTCATATCGCATCCAGATAAAACCATGATGTTTACAAAGATGACGAAGTACAGCTTTGGCAAACAGCTTTTGTCCCTTAATAATAAGACGATGGAGTACACTTTTAACAATCAGTTGAAGTTTGCCAGCGTCAAGAAGCTAAGCGAATTTGGATGGATCGGCGTCGTTTCTACGACTATTCAGGAGCTAAGTGTTGATACAAGCTCCATAAGGAATACGATGATCACTGTAATGATTATCTGCCTCATATTTGGACTGCTGTTGGCTTTCGTATTTATTTCCACTTTGACAGGTGGCATCAGGAAAATATCAAAGACGATGGAGAAAGCGTCAAAAGGCGAGCTTGTGCTTAGCACTGATATAAAATCGAGAGATGAAGTAGGACTGCTTTCTAAGAGTTACAATGACATGATTGAAGGAATACGGTCATTGGTCATAAAGATAAAAAATGTGGCTGAATCTGTAAACAACATTTCAAATAACATTGCATCGTCATCAGAGCAAGTTTCGTCGACGATGCAGGATGTGGCCAGGGCAATAGAGCAGATAGCTGAAGGTTCATCGAATCAAGCTGAAAGCGCTCAAAGCAGCGCTAAAGCAACGTTGGAGCTTGGAAAGCTTATAGATACGGCTATGAATGATTCCAACAATATTTTGGACGAAGTCACAAACATAAACATGATTTCTGAAAGCAGCAATGAAATAATTGAAAGCCTTTTAGCTAAGACGCAGCAAAGCATCGAATCTAACAACAAAGTAAGAGAATCTACCCTTTTCTTGAGAGATAAGTCAAACCAGATAGGAAAGATAGTTGATACAATAAGGCAGATAGCGGATCAGACCAATTTATTGTCTTTAAATGCAGCAATAGAAGCTGCAAGGGCTGGAGAGGCCGGAAAAGGCTTTGCAGTCGTTGCTGACGAAGTGAGAAAATTGGCTGATGAGTCAAGCATTGCGGCTAAAAGCATATCAGAGCTTATATCTGAGATACAAAATGATGTAAATGAAACGGTGGCAACGGTGGAAAATGCCAATAACATCGTCATGGAGCAAAGCAATTCAGTCAATAACACGAAAGAAATATTCGAAGGCATAATACAAGCCTTGAAGTTTGTGACAGACATGATAAATAATCTGAACGACTCCTTAAAAGAGATAGAAGCCAATAAGAACAAGATCGTTGATGCTGTGCAGGATATAGCCGCTGTATCGGAGGAAACTGCGGCGTCTACCGAGGAGATTTCGGCATCATCACAAGAGCAGACAGCTATAATTGAGGAGCTTTCAAGTACGGCAAATGAGCTTAAAATGTATGCACAAGAGCTTATGGAATCGCTTAAGATGTTTAAAATAGAGTAA